A stretch of DNA from Rhizoctonia solani chromosome 9, complete sequence:
TGTGGCTCCTCTTCCGGAAGCGCCGTGGCTACAGCTATTGGACTAGCCACTGCGTCATTAGGAACAGAGACAGTGGGGAGTCTTATCTGTCCGTCTAGTTATAACAACGTGGTTGGGATCAAGCCTACGGTAGGGCTAACCTCGAGGACTGGTGGTGTGTGTTTTCAGTAGGCTTGGGGCTCTGAGCTTGGCTTACCAATTTGGGATAGTGATTCCTGTCTCATCTCGCCAAGATACCATTGGCCCGATTGCCAGGAACGTTGCAGATGCTGCTGCTATCCTGACTGTTATTGCTGGGCGCGACAAAAAGGATAACTATACCCAAACTGCTCCCAAGAAGACCCTCGACTACACGCAATTTCTGAACCGGGCCGCGATAAAAGGGAAACGATTTGGTGTTCCGCGAGACATATTCACTAACGACGCGGTTACCGGAAATAATCCAGCCATTAACGCCGAATTTGTCAAGGCACTGGATACAATTCGTTCTTTGGGTGGTATTGTTGTGGACCCTGTCGAATCTTCATTGGGTAGTTCCTTCGATTCTCTACAGAACAGTATGGCATCTGTACTTGCTGTAGACTTCAAGGTACGTTTCGTCGATTACATATTTAGAGCCAAATTTGATGGTCCTCGATTGATGAAGATTGAGATCAACAAGTACTTGAATAGTTTGAAATCCATTCCGACAGGTGTGACCTCCCTGGCAAAACTCATCGCTTTTAATGATGCGTGCAAGGAACTGGAACAGCCCTCAGGGTACGAAGGCCAAAACATGTGAGTTTCAACAGAAATTTCAGGACCAAGGATTGCTAGATGTTTGCTAGTTTCCTTGCATCGAACATGACCTCGGGCTACGACTCGGCCTATTACGATGCACTCCGCACGAATCTTGCTCAAACACGCGAGCAAGGCATCGACGCAATGCTCAAGTCCTACAAGCTAGACGCGCTTGTAGTTCCCAGCAACGGTGAGAGGGTATGACTGTGATCAGAAGGCTTGTACCCATGCATTTTATAGGCCCAATGATCATTCCAGCAGCGATTGCCGGATATCCAATGATCACAGGTAAGCGACGCACGACAGTTTCGTGGTTGATACCTTAACGAGAGATGGATTGCATTCAGTTCCTCTGGGGTTCCATCCAAATGATACGACTGTTGTCCCATCAAGCGCTGGACCTAACACAGTGTTCCCAGCCCCGGTACACCAATTCACATGGTCATTCACATACTATTGCTAACTTTGGTATTGATAGGGCGTACCATTTGGCCTATCTTTTGTAGGGACAGCTTATTCTGAGCCAAGTCTGATTGGGTTCGCTTATGCGTACGAGCAACGCACGCAAACCCGGTTGAAACgtcgcgcatatacccaggCGGTCCCGACCACCCAGCTCGAGGATATCATCCGTTGATAAGACTGCTTGATTTCAAAATCATCATCTTCCACGGTTTAAGGGTCGTCTACTCCATTTCTAATCATTAGATTTTTTTACCTGGTATGTACTTTGTGCTTAAACTCGCTGCAATAAGCAAGTCCGCTCCCTTACCACTCTGGATGGTTATataaaaacaaaaacaaaaataAGAAAGAACTTGGGATTTGATGTAAAATAGTTGTTCTGTACTTAGTATTATGGCATGACATATAACATCTAGACTCTCATCGGGTCGATTCGGCTCGAGAACTACCAGGACTTCATTAGGCATATCGATACCCGTTCCTATCCCACAAAAGAATACTAATCGAAGCTTATAATTAATGCGTAATTGTATTATGAGCTAAAAAGCATGATCGTTGGCTCGGCGAGAGTAAAATGGTAATTATTACTAATGAAAAGACACAAAACAAGCGATAATAAAGAATATCAAGATTTGCCTTATAATTAGCCGCAGATGTTGGGGAACCGACGATCGCTGGGATTCGTAGGAATCCATCCACCAGCCAATCCGGCTTGGTAGCTCCATTCATCAGCATCCTCGGCCTTCCAGGTCCAATAGAACCATCCACTTCCGCCGCGCTCAAATGCGCTAACCTGAGCCTCATAATACTGCCTCATGAAGTTCTTGTATTCGTTGGAGAATTTGTTTCTGTTACCGGTGAATGGAGTGCAGTCGCCCTTTCTGGACGAACCGGCAAAGGTACCGTCGTAGCGAGCTCCGATTCCACGACCATTGAGGTACTTG
This window harbors:
- a CDS encoding amidase, yielding MQPLLGCYLTITLILSLFSNGATATYSKTPKYPDLYEASIVELQYGLERCQFSSVDLVKAYLARIEEVNLKGPKLRAVIEINPKAIQQAASLDNERKKGRKRSPLHGIPILLKDNIASEGMNNTAGSYALLGSTFPGDATVADKLRKAGAIILGKANLSEWMHFRDLFIAQGWSARGGQGTNPYYPGADPCGSSSGSAVATAIGLATASLGTETVGSLICPSSYNNVVGIKPTVGLTSRTGVIPVSSRQDTIGPIARNVADAAAILTVIAGRDKKDNYTQTAPKKTLDYTQFLNRAAIKGKRFGVPRDIFTNDAVTGNNPAINAEFVKALDTIRSLGGIVVDPVESSLGSSFDSLQNSMASVLAVDFKIEINKYLNSLKSIPTGVTSLAKLIAFNDACKELEQPSGYEGQNIFLASNMTSGYDSAYYDALRTNLAQTREQGIDAMLKSYKLDALVVPSNGPMIIPAAIAGYPMITVPLGFHPNDTTVVPSSAGPNTVFPAPGVPFGLSFVGTAYSEPSLIGFAYAYEQRTQTRLKRRAYTQAVPTTQLEDIIR